One part of the Arabidopsis thaliana chromosome 1 sequence genome encodes these proteins:
- a CDS encoding anthranilate phosphoribosyltransferase (anthranilate phosphoribosyltransferase, putative; FUNCTIONS IN: anthranilate phosphoribosyltransferase activity, transferase activity, transferring glycosyl groups; INVOLVED IN: tryptophan biosynthetic process, metabolic process; EXPRESSED IN: 22 plant structures; EXPRESSED DURING: 13 growth stages; CONTAINS InterPro DOMAIN/s: Glycosyl transferase, family 3, N-terminal (InterPro:IPR017459), Glycosyl transferase, family 3 (InterPro:IPR000312).) — translation MKALLNPESSFCLSSISSSQIKRSLHFNGLSSSCLRFPLTDFAGRLRRRKLTGGLCIKAVLDSAMMEQLGLKESDVKNPALSSTYRGSEIPKPNLTVLDAQARVCTGPTQTRPLSEEQAFKVFDTILRSARGELKDEEPVSKAQLGAFFAGMTIRANAFPEETQWSEGEKRAMDVFWPLLVRALPPDVLFIADPEGSLLGTGNSVGPTFVGNETREMRLVGALREILAGGHLGYEEVKGVLRDVLPLETEGSLNSGVSESLLSAFLIGQRMNRETDRELKAYCLAFDDEHGAPPVADVKSLTHYGEPYDGNTRFFRSTLFVAAVRSCCGESSLLHGVEWMPPKGGVTEEQMLKFMGANTHLSVQQAKELIEDEKAGFAYLSLREARPSLYSLIEMREHIKKRPPLATTEKVQQFVRATGKEAIVAGFYHEGYEEPLLMLMRRRGVHSGLVVKVESLSFTIKYILMPYELLHTWDVDLEPEFCWKLFPYEGEEGALSMTTRVRAASASKGFPVNYCSGFRSLSSDTALEADGVSRQSFNLEVDARNYGFEPTETPRTDRSVSKNIELGLAALRGEKGAAYDRIVLNAGIVDHLLGSEGAEDVAVAMERAKEAIDSGKALKKLLNYIEISRKIK, via the exons ATGAAAGCTCTTCTAAATCCTGAATCTtccttttgtctttcttcgatttcttccTCACAGATCAAGAGGTCTTTACACTTTAACGGATTGAGTTCTTCATGTCTCCGGTTTCCTTTAACCGATTTTGCCGGACGTTTACGGCGGCGGAAGCTCACTGGTGGGTTGTGTATAAAGGCAGTTTTGGACTCTGCAATGATGGAGCAGTTAGGGCTTAAGGAATCAGATGTTAAGAATCCGGCTTTATCTTCTACTTATCGGGGATCGGAGATTCCGAAGCCAAACCTTACTGTTCTTGATGCTCAAGCTAGGGTTTGTACAGGTCCGACTCAGACTAGGCCTCTTAGTGAAGAACAAGCTTTTAAGGTGTTTGATACTATATTAAGATCAG CTAGAGGGGAGCTAAAAGATGAAGAGCCTGTTTCAAAGGCGCAACTTGGGGCTTTTTTTGCGGGAATGACAATACGTGCAAATGCATTTCCGGAGGAAACTCAATGGAGCGAAGGGGAAAAGCGGGCGATGGATGTGTTTTGGCCACTCTTGGTTAGGGCACTACCTCCTGATGTGCTCTTTATTGCTGATCCTGAAGGCTCTCTTTTGGGTACGGGAAATTCTGTTGGACCAACTTTTGTTGGTAATGAAACTCGTGAGATGAGATTGGTTGGTGCGCTTAGAGAGATTTTGGCTGGAGGTCACTTAGGTTATGAGGAGGTTAAGGGTGTTTTAAGAGACGTTCTTCCGCTTGAAACGGAAGGTAGTTTAAACTCGGGAGTAAGCGAGTCATTGCTTTCGGCGTTTTTGATTGGTCAACGTATGAACAGAGAAACAGATCGCGAGCTTAAAGCTTACTGCCTTGCATTCGATGACGAACATG GGGCTCCTCCAGTTGCTGATGTCAAATCCTTAACCCATTATGGCGAGCCTTATGATGGGAATACTCGATTCTTTCGAAGCACTTTGTTTGTGGCCGCAGTTAGATCTTGCTGTGGTGAATCTTCATTGCTCCATGGCGTGGAATGGATGCCTCCAAAA GGGGGTGTGACTGAGGAACAAATGCTGAAGTTTATGGGAGCAAACACACACTTGTCTGTTCAGCAGGCAAAAGAACTCATCGAG GACGAGAAGGCTGGATTTGCATATCTCAGTCTACGAGAAGCTCGGCCATCTTT ATATTCACTAATCGAAATGAGGGAGCATATAAAGAAGCGCCCTCCTCTGGCAACAACGGAGAAAGTTCAGCAATTTGTGAGG GCGACAGGGAAAGAAGCCATTGTTGCTGGGTTTTACCATGAAGGCTACGAAGAGCCTCTCTTAATGCTTATGAGACGAAGAGGTGTCCATTCTGGTTTGGTGGTTAAGGTtgagtctctctcttttaccatcaaatatatattaatgccCTACGAGCTACTACACACTTGGGACGTAGACTTAGAACCTGAATTCTGTTGGAAGCTCTTTCCATAtgaa GGTGAGGAGGGGGCCCTTTCAATGACAACACGGGTGCGAGCTGCAAGTGCATCAAAAGGGTTTCCAGTCAACTACTGTTCCGGGTTTCGTTCATTGAGTTCGGACACGGCTCTAGAAGCTGACG GTGTATCGCGTCAGAGTTTCAATCTTGAGGTGGATGCGAGAAACTATGGGTTTGAACCAACCGAGACTCCACGAACTGATCGTTCG GTGTCAAAGAACATAGAGCTGGGGCTGGCAGCGCTTCGTGGTGAGAAAGGAGCGGCTTATGATAGAATCGTCCTAAATGCTGGGATTGTGGACCATTTGTTGGGAAGTG
- a CDS encoding anthranilate phosphoribosyltransferase (anthranilate phosphoribosyltransferase, putative; FUNCTIONS IN: anthranilate phosphoribosyltransferase activity, transferase activity, transferring glycosyl groups; INVOLVED IN: tryptophan biosynthetic process, metabolic process; LOCATED IN: chloroplast; EXPRESSED IN: 22 plant structures; EXPRESSED DURING: 13 growth stages; CONTAINS InterPro DOMAIN/s: Glycosyl transferase, family 3, N-terminal (InterPro:IPR017459), Glycosyl transferase, family 3 (InterPro:IPR000312); Has 1698 Blast hits to 1698 proteins in 721 species: Archae - 76; Bacteria - 1423; Metazoa - 0; Fungi - 0; Plants - 37; Viruses - 0; Other Eukaryotes - 162 (source: NCBI BLink).) has protein sequence MKALLNPESSFCLSSISSSQIKRSLHFNGLSSSCLRFPLTDFAGRLRRRKLTGGLCIKAVLDSAMMEQLGLKESDVKNPALSSTYRGSEIPKPNLTVLDAQARVCTGPTQTRPLSEEQAFKVFDTILRSARGELKDEEPVSKAQLGAFFAGMTIRANAFPEETQWSEGEKRAMDVFWPLLVRALPPDVLFIADPEGSLLGTGNSVGPTFVGNETREMRLVGALREILAGGHLGYEEVKGVLRDVLPLETEGSLNSGVSESLLSAFLIGQRMNRETDRELKAYCLAFDDEHGAPPVADVKSLTHYGEPYDGNTRFFRSTLFVAAVRSCCGESSLLHGVEWMPPKGGVTEEQMLKFMGANTHLSVQQAKELIEDEKAGFAYLSLREARPSLYSLIEMREHIKKRPPLATTEKVQQFVRATGKEAIVAGFYHEGYEEPLLMLMRRRGVHSGLVVKGEEGALSMTTRVRAASASKGFPVNYCSGFRSLSSDTALEADGVSRQSFNLEVDARNYGFEPTETPRTDRSVSKNIELGLAALRGEKGAAYDRIVLNAGIVDHLLGSEGAEDVAVAMERAKEAIDSGKALKKLLNYIEISRKIK, from the exons ATGAAAGCTCTTCTAAATCCTGAATCTtccttttgtctttcttcgatttcttccTCACAGATCAAGAGGTCTTTACACTTTAACGGATTGAGTTCTTCATGTCTCCGGTTTCCTTTAACCGATTTTGCCGGACGTTTACGGCGGCGGAAGCTCACTGGTGGGTTGTGTATAAAGGCAGTTTTGGACTCTGCAATGATGGAGCAGTTAGGGCTTAAGGAATCAGATGTTAAGAATCCGGCTTTATCTTCTACTTATCGGGGATCGGAGATTCCGAAGCCAAACCTTACTGTTCTTGATGCTCAAGCTAGGGTTTGTACAGGTCCGACTCAGACTAGGCCTCTTAGTGAAGAACAAGCTTTTAAGGTGTTTGATACTATATTAAGATCAG CTAGAGGGGAGCTAAAAGATGAAGAGCCTGTTTCAAAGGCGCAACTTGGGGCTTTTTTTGCGGGAATGACAATACGTGCAAATGCATTTCCGGAGGAAACTCAATGGAGCGAAGGGGAAAAGCGGGCGATGGATGTGTTTTGGCCACTCTTGGTTAGGGCACTACCTCCTGATGTGCTCTTTATTGCTGATCCTGAAGGCTCTCTTTTGGGTACGGGAAATTCTGTTGGACCAACTTTTGTTGGTAATGAAACTCGTGAGATGAGATTGGTTGGTGCGCTTAGAGAGATTTTGGCTGGAGGTCACTTAGGTTATGAGGAGGTTAAGGGTGTTTTAAGAGACGTTCTTCCGCTTGAAACGGAAGGTAGTTTAAACTCGGGAGTAAGCGAGTCATTGCTTTCGGCGTTTTTGATTGGTCAACGTATGAACAGAGAAACAGATCGCGAGCTTAAAGCTTACTGCCTTGCATTCGATGACGAACATG GGGCTCCTCCAGTTGCTGATGTCAAATCCTTAACCCATTATGGCGAGCCTTATGATGGGAATACTCGATTCTTTCGAAGCACTTTGTTTGTGGCCGCAGTTAGATCTTGCTGTGGTGAATCTTCATTGCTCCATGGCGTGGAATGGATGCCTCCAAAA GGGGGTGTGACTGAGGAACAAATGCTGAAGTTTATGGGAGCAAACACACACTTGTCTGTTCAGCAGGCAAAAGAACTCATCGAG GACGAGAAGGCTGGATTTGCATATCTCAGTCTACGAGAAGCTCGGCCATCTTT ATATTCACTAATCGAAATGAGGGAGCATATAAAGAAGCGCCCTCCTCTGGCAACAACGGAGAAAGTTCAGCAATTTGTGAGG GCGACAGGGAAAGAAGCCATTGTTGCTGGGTTTTACCATGAAGGCTACGAAGAGCCTCTCTTAATGCTTATGAGACGAAGAGGTGTCCATTCTGGTTTGGTGGTTAAG GGTGAGGAGGGGGCCCTTTCAATGACAACACGGGTGCGAGCTGCAAGTGCATCAAAAGGGTTTCCAGTCAACTACTGTTCCGGGTTTCGTTCATTGAGTTCGGACACGGCTCTAGAAGCTGACG GTGTATCGCGTCAGAGTTTCAATCTTGAGGTGGATGCGAGAAACTATGGGTTTGAACCAACCGAGACTCCACGAACTGATCGTTCG GTGTCAAAGAACATAGAGCTGGGGCTGGCAGCGCTTCGTGGTGAGAAAGGAGCGGCTTATGATAGAATCGTCCTAAATGCTGGGATTGTGGACCATTTGTTGGGAAGTG